One genomic segment of Caldimonas brevitalea includes these proteins:
- a CDS encoding TolC family protein: MAFCLGEGLGARPSAASRARAPLRAALVAAALLSGAVHAAPLSFEQALALSEERAASLQARRAAVEGAQQARVAAGQLPDPQLAVGVENYPVSGPERFSWTRESMTMRRIGVMQEVPNAAKRAAQRDSADATAERERAMLEAERLAVRREAALAWLGLHFAERKLTVFTVLEQENQVLQDTLAARVAAGTAMPADALMARQEALELADRRDELRADVERAQAQLRRWTGELPDLSARAEAPALRLDLARLLSGLDRHAELLAYAPMQAMARADFDEAVAMRRGDWGWELAYANRDRAFGDMVSFQLTFELPVSRATRQEPLIASRQKAVERLQAEREDALRRIRAEVDAQVAELQRLERTLQRQQSAALPLAQERAKVTLTSYQSGRADLGAVLAARKSAAEAQLRGLDLQAQVMAQQARLAYLIAE; this comes from the coding sequence ATGGCATTCTGTCTGGGCGAGGGCTTAGGGGCCCGCCCGTCCGCCGCGAGCCGCGCTCGCGCCCCCCTACGCGCTGCCTTGGTTGCGGCAGCGCTTCTATCCGGGGCCGTACACGCCGCCCCCCTCTCGTTCGAACAGGCGCTCGCGCTGTCGGAAGAACGCGCCGCCAGCTTGCAGGCGCGGCGGGCGGCAGTCGAAGGGGCTCAGCAAGCGCGGGTGGCCGCAGGCCAGCTGCCCGACCCTCAACTCGCCGTCGGCGTCGAGAACTACCCGGTCTCAGGTCCGGAGCGCTTCAGTTGGACCCGCGAGTCCATGACCATGCGCCGCATCGGCGTGATGCAGGAGGTGCCCAACGCTGCCAAGCGGGCTGCGCAGCGCGATTCCGCTGACGCCACGGCCGAGCGCGAGCGCGCCATGCTGGAGGCCGAACGGCTGGCGGTGCGCCGCGAGGCGGCGCTCGCCTGGCTCGGGTTGCACTTCGCCGAGCGCAAGCTCACCGTCTTCACCGTCCTCGAGCAAGAGAACCAGGTGCTCCAGGACACCCTGGCGGCACGCGTGGCGGCCGGCACGGCGATGCCCGCCGACGCGCTGATGGCACGCCAGGAAGCCCTGGAGCTGGCCGATCGCCGCGACGAGCTGCGAGCCGACGTCGAGCGGGCACAGGCCCAGCTGCGGCGCTGGACCGGGGAGTTGCCAGACCTGTCGGCGCGCGCCGAAGCTCCCGCGCTGCGGCTGGATCTCGCACGGCTGCTGAGCGGGCTCGATCGGCACGCCGAGCTGCTCGCCTATGCGCCGATGCAGGCCATGGCCCGCGCCGACTTCGACGAGGCGGTGGCCATGCGACGAGGCGACTGGGGTTGGGAGCTGGCCTACGCCAACCGGGACCGCGCCTTCGGCGACATGGTGTCGTTCCAGCTGACCTTCGAGCTGCCCGTCTCGCGCGCCACCCGCCAGGAGCCGCTGATCGCGTCCCGCCAGAAGGCGGTTGAGCGGCTGCAGGCCGAGCGCGAGGACGCGCTGCGCCGCATCCGCGCAGAGGTGGACGCCCAGGTGGCCGAGCTGCAACGACTGGAGCGCACGCTGCAGCGGCAACAGAGCGCCGCGCTGCCGCTCGCACAGGAGCGCGCGAAGGTGACGCTGACCAGCTACCAGTCCGGGCGCGCCGACCTCGGCGCCGTGCTCGCGGCGCGCAAGAGCGCCGCCGAAGCGCAGCTGCGCGGCCTGGATCTCCAAGCCCAGGTGATGGCCCAGCAGGCCCGCCTGGCCTACCTCATTGCGGAGTGA
- a CDS encoding efflux RND transporter periplasmic adaptor subunit — protein sequence MTANKKLFVAAGLLVALGAGLGYGVAHWRSGSGPASHSETSPVAGAASAPASGERRVLYWYDPMVPQQKFDKPGKSPFMDMQLVPKYADEAPAGGVAVDPRVAQTLGVRTAVVEKQRIGASVEVPATVQLNERDVAIVQARATGFVQRVARLAPGDVVAPGAVIAELLVPEWAGAQQEFLAVRRTGDEALAAAARQRLVLLGMPAAVIQQVERSGQVQALALIHAPTGGLVQELMVRPGMTVSQGMSLARITGLSTVWVEASLPEAQTWAARVGQPVEVQLSAFPGETLRGKVTSVLPEANTETRTLRLRAELPNPQGRLRAGMFAQMRFGTQAEEALLVPTEAVIRTGQRALVYVVEQPGRFRPVQVQLGRELGDQLEVLQGLQPGQQVVASGQFLIDSEASMQGVLQRQASASAPAASAATAPAPLPAAALHEGVGRIVELSAQEVTLDHGAVPSLRWPPMEMGFKLAQPEVAKGFKVGDTVRFMFREGQDGYEVTRLEREQHQHGGAR from the coding sequence ATGACCGCCAACAAGAAGCTTTTCGTCGCCGCCGGGCTGCTCGTCGCCCTGGGAGCTGGGCTGGGTTACGGTGTCGCCCATTGGCGCTCCGGGTCGGGGCCTGCCTCACATTCCGAGACGTCCCCTGTCGCAGGTGCTGCCAGTGCTCCAGCGTCCGGCGAGCGCAGGGTGCTCTATTGGTACGACCCGATGGTGCCGCAGCAGAAGTTCGACAAACCCGGCAAGTCGCCCTTCATGGACATGCAGCTGGTGCCGAAGTATGCCGACGAAGCGCCTGCCGGCGGGGTTGCGGTCGACCCGCGTGTCGCCCAGACACTGGGCGTGCGCACCGCGGTGGTCGAGAAGCAGCGTATCGGCGCCTCGGTCGAAGTGCCCGCCACCGTACAGCTCAACGAGCGTGACGTGGCCATCGTGCAGGCGCGTGCCACCGGCTTTGTGCAACGGGTGGCGCGGCTGGCGCCGGGCGACGTGGTCGCGCCTGGCGCTGTCATCGCCGAGCTGCTGGTGCCCGAGTGGGCCGGCGCGCAACAGGAGTTCCTGGCGGTGCGCCGCACCGGCGATGAGGCGTTGGCGGCGGCTGCGCGGCAACGCCTGGTGCTGCTGGGCATGCCCGCTGCAGTCATCCAGCAGGTCGAGCGCAGCGGCCAGGTGCAGGCCTTGGCCCTGATACACGCCCCGACCGGCGGGCTCGTGCAGGAACTGATGGTGCGCCCCGGCATGACCGTCTCGCAGGGCATGAGCTTGGCACGCATCACCGGGCTGTCCACCGTCTGGGTGGAGGCCTCGCTGCCGGAGGCGCAAACCTGGGCCGCCCGCGTGGGACAGCCGGTCGAGGTGCAGCTGTCGGCGTTTCCCGGCGAGACGCTGCGCGGCAAGGTGACCTCGGTGCTGCCGGAGGCCAACACCGAGACGCGCACGCTGCGGTTGAGGGCGGAGCTGCCGAATCCTCAGGGCCGGCTGCGCGCCGGCATGTTCGCTCAGATGCGCTTCGGCACCCAGGCGGAAGAAGCGCTTTTGGTGCCGACGGAAGCCGTCATCCGCACCGGACAGCGCGCACTGGTCTACGTCGTCGAGCAGCCGGGTCGCTTCCGCCCCGTGCAGGTGCAGCTCGGCCGCGAGCTGGGTGACCAGCTCGAAGTGCTGCAGGGCCTGCAGCCGGGCCAGCAGGTCGTGGCCTCCGGCCAGTTCCTGATCGACTCCGAGGCGAGCATGCAGGGCGTCTTGCAGCGTCAGGCCAGCGCCAGCGCGCCGGCCGCCAGTGCCGCCACAGCACCGGCCCCGTTGCCGGCGGCTGCGCTGCACGAGGGTGTCGGCAGGATCGTGGAGCTGTCTGCGCAGGAGGTGACGCTGGACCACGGCGCTGTGCCGAGTCTGCGGTGGCCCCCGATGGAGATGGGATTCAAGCTGGCACAGCCGGAGGTGGCGAAGGGCTTCAAGGTCGGCGACACCGTCCGCTTCATGTTCCGAGAGGGCCAAGACGGCTATGAAGTGACCCGCCTGGAGCGTGAGCAGCACCAGCACGGAGGTGCGCGATGA
- a CDS encoding efflux RND transporter permease subunit: MIAALIRWSVGNRFLVLLATLFLTVAGVLSLRSTPIDALPDLSDVQVIIRTSYAGQAPQIVENQVTYPLATTMLSVPGAKAVRAFSFFGDSFVYVLFEDGTDLYWARSRVLEYLSQVQGRLPASAKPSLGPDATGVGWAFQYALVDRSGRHDLSQLRALQDWFLKFELKSVANVAEVATVGGMVKQYQVVVDPAKLIAYGITHDQVREALMNSNQETGGAVLELAEAEYMVRSGGFLKSLEDFRSIVLDSRNGVPVLLNQVATVQIGPEMRRGITELDGQGEAVGGVVILRTGKNAQATIAAVKDKLKQLQTSLPQGVEIVTTYDRSSLIQRAIDNLSMKLLEEFVVVALVCAVFLWHLRSALVAIISLPLGVMAAFLVMQQQGLNANIMSLGGIAIAIGAMVDAAVVMIENAHKKLEAWQHAHPGEELKGEARWAVITDAAVEVGPALFFSLLIITLSFIPVFTLEAQEGRLFGPLAFTKTYAMAAAAALSITLIPVLMGYWIRGRIPDEQRNPITRGLIAVYRPALDGVLRWPKLTLVIAVAVFATTAWPLMRLGGEFLPPLDEGDLLYMPSALPGLSAQKASELLQITDRMIKTVPEVERVFGKAGRAETATDPAPVEMFETTVQLKPRDQWRPGMTPEKLVEELDRTVKVPGLSNIWIPPIRNRIDMLATGIKSPIGVKVSGTDLASIDRVASAIEGVAKTVPGVSSALAERLTGGRYVDVQIDRAAAARYGLNVSNVQSVVSGAIGGENVGETVEGLARFPINLRYPRELRDTPEKLRNLPLLTPTGQQITLGTVARVVLVDGPPMLKSENARPSGWVYIDVRGRDIASVVGDLRRAVAEKVKLEPGVSLAYSGQFEYMERANQRLKVVVPATLLIIFVLLYLTFRRFEEALLIMATLPLALTGGIWFLYLLGYNLSVATGVGFIALAGVAAEFGVVMLLYLKHALEDRARAGVAIDRDVVLDAIREGAVLRVRPKAMTVAVILAGLVPIVWGSGTGSEVMSRIAAPMLGGMVTAPLLSLFVVPAVFLLIRGRQPSRGSRLDNRHVGLDSQIQAG, encoded by the coding sequence ATGATTGCCGCCCTCATCCGCTGGTCCGTGGGCAACCGGTTCCTGGTGCTCCTGGCCACGCTGTTTCTCACTGTCGCGGGCGTGCTGTCGCTGCGCTCGACCCCGATCGATGCGCTGCCCGATCTGTCGGACGTGCAGGTCATCATCCGCACCAGCTACGCCGGCCAGGCGCCGCAGATCGTCGAGAACCAAGTCACCTACCCGTTGGCGACTACCATGCTGTCGGTGCCCGGGGCCAAGGCCGTGCGGGCGTTCTCGTTTTTCGGTGACTCCTTCGTCTATGTGCTGTTCGAAGACGGGACGGACCTGTACTGGGCGCGCTCGCGCGTGCTGGAGTACCTGAGCCAGGTCCAGGGGCGCTTGCCGGCAAGCGCCAAGCCCTCGCTCGGGCCCGACGCGACCGGCGTCGGCTGGGCCTTCCAGTACGCGCTGGTCGACCGCAGCGGGCGCCACGACCTGTCGCAGCTGCGCGCGCTGCAGGACTGGTTCCTCAAGTTCGAGCTGAAGTCGGTGGCGAATGTGGCCGAGGTGGCGACCGTCGGCGGCATGGTCAAGCAGTACCAGGTGGTGGTCGACCCGGCCAAGCTGATCGCCTACGGCATCACCCACGACCAGGTGCGCGAGGCGCTGATGAACAGCAACCAGGAGACCGGCGGCGCGGTGCTGGAGCTGGCCGAGGCCGAGTACATGGTGCGCTCGGGCGGTTTTCTAAAGTCGCTGGAGGACTTCCGCAGCATCGTGCTGGACAGCCGGAACGGCGTGCCGGTGCTCCTGAACCAGGTGGCCACGGTGCAGATCGGCCCTGAGATGCGCCGCGGCATCACCGAGCTGGACGGCCAGGGTGAGGCAGTCGGCGGCGTGGTGATCCTGCGCACCGGCAAGAACGCCCAGGCGACCATCGCCGCGGTCAAGGACAAGCTCAAGCAGCTGCAGACCAGCCTGCCTCAGGGGGTGGAGATCGTCACCACCTACGACCGCAGCTCGCTGATCCAGCGCGCCATCGACAACCTGTCGATGAAACTGCTCGAGGAGTTCGTCGTGGTCGCGCTCGTCTGCGCGGTGTTCCTCTGGCACCTGCGCTCGGCGCTGGTGGCCATCATCTCGCTGCCGCTGGGCGTGATGGCCGCGTTCCTGGTGATGCAGCAGCAGGGGCTCAACGCCAACATCATGTCGCTCGGCGGCATCGCCATCGCGATCGGCGCGATGGTCGACGCGGCCGTGGTCATGATCGAGAACGCGCACAAGAAGCTGGAGGCCTGGCAGCACGCGCACCCGGGGGAGGAGCTGAAGGGCGAAGCGCGCTGGGCGGTGATCACGGACGCGGCCGTCGAGGTGGGACCGGCACTTTTCTTCTCCCTGCTGATCATCACGCTGTCCTTCATCCCGGTGTTCACGCTGGAGGCGCAGGAGGGGCGGCTGTTCGGGCCACTCGCCTTCACCAAGACGTACGCCATGGCGGCGGCGGCGGCTCTGTCCATCACCTTGATTCCGGTGCTCATGGGCTACTGGATCCGCGGCAGGATCCCCGACGAGCAGCGCAATCCCATCACACGCGGGCTGATCGCGGTGTACCGTCCCGCGCTGGACGGGGTGCTCCGCTGGCCCAAGCTCACGCTGGTGATTGCCGTGGCGGTGTTCGCCACGACCGCCTGGCCGCTGATGCGGCTGGGCGGTGAGTTTCTGCCGCCGCTCGACGAGGGCGACTTGCTGTACATGCCCTCGGCGCTGCCCGGCCTGTCGGCCCAGAAGGCGTCGGAGCTGCTGCAGATCACGGACCGGATGATCAAGACGGTCCCGGAAGTCGAGCGCGTGTTTGGCAAGGCAGGGCGTGCGGAAACCGCCACCGACCCGGCGCCGGTCGAGATGTTCGAGACCACCGTGCAGCTCAAGCCGCGCGACCAATGGCGGCCGGGCATGACGCCCGAAAAGCTGGTGGAAGAACTCGACCGAACGGTCAAGGTGCCCGGGCTGAGCAACATCTGGATCCCGCCGATCCGCAACCGCATCGACATGCTGGCCACTGGCATCAAGAGCCCGATTGGCGTGAAGGTGTCGGGCACGGACCTCGCTTCGATCGATCGCGTTGCCTCCGCCATCGAGGGCGTGGCCAAGACGGTACCCGGCGTCAGCTCGGCGCTGGCGGAACGCCTGACGGGCGGCCGCTACGTCGATGTGCAGATCGACCGTGCAGCTGCGGCGCGCTACGGCCTGAACGTGAGCAACGTGCAGTCGGTCGTCTCCGGGGCCATCGGGGGCGAGAACGTCGGGGAGACGGTGGAGGGCCTGGCGCGTTTTCCGATTAACCTGCGTTACCCGCGCGAGCTCCGGGACACGCCCGAGAAGCTGCGCAACCTGCCGCTGCTCACGCCCACCGGTCAGCAGATCACCTTGGGGACCGTGGCTCGGGTGGTGCTGGTCGACGGCCCGCCCATGCTGAAGAGCGAGAACGCGCGCCCATCGGGCTGGGTGTACATCGATGTGCGCGGCCGCGACATCGCGTCGGTGGTCGGCGATTTGCGACGCGCGGTGGCCGAGAAGGTCAAGCTGGAGCCGGGTGTGAGTCTCGCCTATTCCGGCCAGTTCGAATACATGGAGCGGGCCAACCAGCGCCTGAAGGTGGTCGTGCCGGCGACCCTGCTGATCATCTTCGTGTTGCTGTACCTGACGTTCCGGCGGTTTGAGGAAGCCCTGCTGATCATGGCCACACTACCGTTGGCGCTCACCGGCGGTATCTGGTTCCTCTACCTGCTCGGCTACAACCTGTCGGTGGCGACGGGCGTGGGCTTTATTGCGCTGGCCGGGGTCGCCGCCGAGTTTGGCGTCGTGATGCTGCTCTACCTCAAACACGCATTGGAGGACCGGGCGCGTGCCGGCGTCGCGATCGATCGAGACGTGGTGCTCGACGCGATCCGAGAAGGTGCGGTCCTGAGGGTGCGCCCGAAGGCGATGACGGTGGCGGTCATCCTCGCAGGTCTGGTGCCGATCGTCTGGGGCTCGGGCACCGGATCGGAGGTCATGAGCCGTATCGCCGCACCGATGCTGGGTGGCATGGTGACGGCGCCGCTGCTGTCGCTGTTCGTGGTGCCGGCCGTCTTCCTGCTGATCAGAGGCAGGCAGCCGTCACGGGGCAGTCGCCTCGACAATCGGCATGTGGGGCTGGACAGCCAGATCCAAGCTGGGTGA
- a CDS encoding TIGR04325 family methyltransferase translates to MSALNALRTVASAVGALPVIRPLRERAYRRRFLNNRNQNLFMGVYARFEDAAAAAPSGGRVGYDNQESAELYTPEIYPYDYPALFWLQRSFDEGLRTVFDLGGHVGIKYYAFRRHLRLPVGLQWMVCDVPAVVARGRALAEGRGLGEELRFTTSMSDASGFDVLYASGSLQYLPRRLGELLADLESLPRRIVLNITAVHPTTTYYTLNSIGTAFCPYRVQARDELLDEVSSFGYVKRDAWENPAKLLVLPFRRGLSLDHYSGFCFDRLPAASGRDAL, encoded by the coding sequence ATGAGTGCTCTGAACGCCCTCCGCACGGTGGCTTCCGCAGTCGGTGCGCTGCCGGTCATTCGGCCGCTCCGTGAGCGCGCTTACCGCCGCCGGTTCCTGAACAATCGGAACCAAAACCTTTTCATGGGGGTGTACGCGAGGTTTGAGGACGCCGCAGCGGCGGCCCCCTCGGGCGGCCGTGTCGGCTATGACAATCAGGAGTCTGCCGAGCTGTACACGCCCGAGATCTACCCCTACGACTACCCCGCATTGTTCTGGCTGCAACGCTCTTTCGACGAGGGCTTGCGCACCGTCTTCGACCTGGGGGGGCACGTTGGCATCAAGTACTACGCGTTCCGCCGCCACTTGCGATTGCCCGTCGGCCTGCAATGGATGGTTTGTGATGTCCCGGCAGTTGTCGCTCGTGGCCGGGCCCTTGCCGAGGGTCGGGGACTAGGTGAAGAGCTGCGCTTCACGACCAGCATGAGCGATGCCAGCGGCTTCGACGTGCTCTATGCATCCGGAAGTCTGCAGTACCTCCCGCGGCGGCTCGGCGAGTTGTTGGCCGACCTGGAGTCGTTGCCCAGGCGTATCGTCCTCAACATCACCGCGGTGCATCCGACGACGACGTACTACACCCTGAACAGTATCGGGACAGCCTTTTGCCCTTACAGGGTCCAGGCCCGCGATGAGCTGCTCGACGAAGTGAGCTCCTTTGGGTATGTCAAGCGGGATGCTTGGGAAAATCCGGCGAAGCTGCTCGTGCTGCCGTTTCGCCGCGGCTTGAGTCTGGACCACTACAGCGGGTTCTGTTTTGACCGCCTGCCGGCGGCGTCGGGCCGTGATGCTCTGTGA
- a CDS encoding class I SAM-dependent methyltransferase, whose protein sequence is MPETQTKRFDREEARRYDTSIRALVPGYDVLHLLSAARLSCRLSAQADLLIVGAGSGEEIVRLAPAHPEWRFVGTDLSTEMLQRASERLSSAGVLQRVRLHHGELTSLPATQHDATLLLLVLHFLPDTGDKLALLTDIAHRLKPGGVLLLADLMGPEDAWERPAHAAASRTLGLPATAADQLPEQLARKFHCIDRTRRDALLGQAGFAAPVPYFRALGFEAVAAVRR, encoded by the coding sequence ATGCCAGAGACGCAAACGAAACGCTTCGATCGTGAGGAAGCGCGACGCTACGACACTTCGATTCGTGCACTGGTGCCGGGCTATGACGTCCTGCACCTTCTCAGTGCCGCGCGGCTCAGCTGCCGGCTGTCCGCGCAGGCCGACCTGCTCATCGTTGGCGCAGGCAGCGGCGAGGAGATCGTGCGGCTCGCCCCGGCCCACCCCGAATGGCGTTTCGTGGGAACGGACCTGTCGACCGAGATGCTGCAGCGTGCGAGCGAACGGCTGAGCAGTGCCGGCGTGCTGCAGCGGGTCCGCCTTCACCACGGCGAGCTGACCTCGTTGCCGGCAACTCAACACGACGCAACACTGCTGTTGCTCGTGCTGCACTTCCTCCCCGACACCGGGGACAAACTGGCGCTGCTGACAGACATCGCGCATCGGCTAAAGCCAGGGGGCGTCCTGCTCCTCGCCGATCTGATGGGGCCGGAGGATGCCTGGGAACGCCCGGCACATGCGGCCGCCAGCCGCACACTTGGCTTGCCAGCCACAGCGGCCGATCAGTTGCCGGAACAACTCGCCCGCAAGTTCCACTGCATCGATCGCACACGCCGTGACGCATTGCTGGGACAGGCCGGGTTCGCTGCCCCGGTCCCTTACTTCCGTGCGCTCGGTTTCGAAGCTGTGGCCGCCGTGCGAAGGTAG
- a CDS encoding DUF4124 domain-containing protein — protein sequence MGNFYRQVDEHGNVTYTDRPVPTQGEIEAVGRDGRRRPPSEAEAKKRHEETTQYIKQTQKWVPKLYEYYEYLQFLRDFDPLRFELLMKDLQKEDPETWLKLMEHPQFRPMHNTALGAKAAGNRAHYGVDIVVSQTVTGKYTGSVEKWFETTVQEMMKKQRYGGYADVLGDKATTLPTKTPEYSSSRLGQFQKLDDVRAAAAAKDARAAMDAANAARRTARGAAITRPGNTLVDIGVQLLNPEAASSLGIANLNRKAQKLFERGVLDVEQWAKAKQLLSQGRYVEMQKLMDDAVRDYVKGAPE from the coding sequence GTGGGGAACTTCTATCGCCAGGTCGATGAACACGGCAACGTTACCTACACCGATCGCCCTGTGCCGACTCAAGGGGAGATCGAGGCCGTAGGCCGCGATGGGCGCCGCCGACCGCCGAGCGAGGCGGAGGCCAAGAAGCGCCACGAGGAAACCACCCAATACATCAAGCAGACCCAGAAGTGGGTGCCCAAACTGTACGAGTACTACGAGTACCTGCAGTTCCTGCGCGACTTCGATCCCCTGCGCTTCGAACTGCTGATGAAGGATCTCCAAAAGGAGGATCCTGAAACCTGGTTGAAGTTGATGGAGCACCCCCAGTTCCGGCCGATGCACAACACCGCCCTCGGCGCCAAGGCCGCCGGCAACCGAGCGCACTACGGCGTAGACATCGTGGTCTCCCAAACCGTGACGGGCAAGTACACCGGCAGCGTCGAGAAATGGTTCGAGACGACAGTGCAGGAGATGATGAAAAAGCAGCGCTACGGTGGCTATGCTGATGTGCTCGGGGACAAGGCGACGACGCTGCCGACGAAGACACCCGAGTACTCATCGAGCCGGCTGGGGCAGTTCCAGAAGCTCGACGACGTGCGGGCTGCCGCCGCGGCGAAGGACGCACGGGCAGCAATGGACGCTGCCAATGCGGCTCGGCGCACCGCCCGAGGCGCGGCCATCACCCGACCCGGTAACACCTTGGTCGACATAGGTGTCCAGCTCCTCAACCCGGAGGCAGCGAGCAGCCTCGGCATCGCCAACCTGAACCGAAAAGCCCAAAAACTCTTCGAACGCGGCGTGCTCGATGTTGAGCAGTGGGCAAAGGCGAAGCAGTTGCTCAGCCAAGGACGCTATGTCGAGATGCAAAAGCTCATGGACGACGCGGTCCGAGATTACGTGAAAGGCGCGCCCGAGTGA
- a CDS encoding ankyrin repeat domain-containing protein — MISVRQAVVAVLAMAVAQIGCTAPIKPVGMERCPDVEVPVDFDPTSPASLQKTRLIGPRIFNALGKGSRAELKRLLAEGENPNVCAYNLSLLSLSAFNGDVEEVRILLDGGAHPDKPLSPEGQSPLLTALGMGRYEVAQLLVSRGANVMQASHGGLTALHQLATALPPEAGHVEAQLALARVFLDRGIPVDALATVHRTSPLMMAAIQGNRPLVALLLQRGADPQLRNAKGQTALSYAQKRGHTEVVELLTAAAAARR, encoded by the coding sequence GTGATCAGTGTGCGACAGGCCGTCGTGGCCGTGCTGGCGATGGCGGTGGCCCAAATCGGCTGTACTGCGCCCATCAAGCCTGTGGGGATGGAACGGTGTCCGGACGTAGAGGTGCCGGTCGACTTCGATCCGACGTCTCCTGCCTCGCTGCAGAAAACACGCCTCATCGGCCCCCGCATATTCAATGCATTGGGCAAAGGCAGTCGTGCAGAGCTGAAACGCCTGCTTGCCGAGGGCGAGAACCCCAATGTTTGCGCCTACAACCTCAGCCTCTTGTCCCTCAGCGCCTTCAATGGCGATGTCGAGGAGGTGCGGATCCTGCTCGACGGCGGCGCCCACCCGGACAAGCCGCTCTCGCCCGAAGGCCAGTCTCCCTTGCTAACGGCCCTGGGGATGGGCCGCTATGAAGTGGCTCAGCTGCTCGTGTCGCGCGGCGCGAACGTGATGCAAGCCTCCCATGGCGGCTTGACCGCCTTACACCAGTTGGCAACGGCACTTCCCCCCGAAGCCGGCCATGTCGAGGCCCAGTTGGCACTCGCCCGAGTGTTTCTAGACCGTGGCATTCCGGTCGATGCACTGGCCACGGTGCACCGAACATCACCACTGATGATGGCTGCGATCCAAGGCAACAGACCCTTGGTGGCGCTGCTGCTGCAGCGGGGAGCCGATCCGCAGTTGCGCAACGCCAAGGGTCAGACGGCGCTCAGTTACGCGCAGAAGCGGGGCCACACAGAGGTCGTGGAACTGCTCACCGCAGCTGCCGCAGCCCGGCGCTGA